A genomic window from Sulfurospirillum multivorans DSM 12446 includes:
- a CDS encoding lysophospholipid acyltransferase family protein, translated as MAKLFSKETKRKLLVWILPRLAYALMNLLFFTCKKKFYYQQHVFGTPTLYAMWHGELLMAALAYRHYSQCTHINTVDTIISHHFDGEMIAKLMGFYGAKAIRGSSSKGGVSVLRHALKSLQNGRDIGITPDGPRGPRHSVADGVVALARMKKVPIIAMNCRPTSYWKMKSWDQFCIPKPFCTLEFYYSDPFYVHELSLEEAKTLIQKRLLEHAV; from the coding sequence ATGGCGAAATTGTTCTCTAAAGAGACCAAACGCAAACTCTTGGTGTGGATTCTTCCACGCCTTGCTTACGCGCTTATGAACCTTCTTTTCTTTACATGTAAAAAGAAATTTTACTATCAGCAACATGTTTTTGGTACTCCTACGCTTTATGCTATGTGGCATGGGGAGTTACTGATGGCAGCGTTAGCCTACCGACATTATTCGCAATGCACCCACATTAACACCGTTGATACGATCATCAGTCACCATTTTGATGGGGAGATGATCGCAAAATTGATGGGTTTTTATGGAGCAAAAGCGATTCGTGGAAGTTCTTCAAAAGGGGGTGTGTCTGTTTTGAGACATGCGTTAAAATCGCTTCAAAATGGGCGCGATATTGGTATCACCCCTGATGGTCCTAGAGGGCCAAGACACAGTGTTGCCGATGGCGTTGTAGCGCTTGCACGGATGAAAAAAGTGCCTATCATTGCTATGAATTGCAGACCAACGTCGTATTGGAAAATGAAAAGTTGGGATCAGTTTTGCATTCCAAAACCCTTTTGCACGTTAGAGTTCTACTACAGTGATCCTTTCTATGTGCATGAACTTTCACTCGAAGAGGCAAAGACGTTGATTCAAAAACGTCTTTTAGAACACGCTGTTTGA